The Vampirovibrio chlorellavorus nucleotide sequence GCATGAGGCTTCTACCTCAAAAATCAGCGAAGATCAGTTGTTCTACTTTCACCAGCGGGGCATTGGCACGGAAGACGCCGTGTCGGCTATCATCAACGGCTTCTGCAAGGACGTGTTCCGGGAGCTGCCCGGAGAGTTCGCCGTGGAAGCCACCCGCTTGCTGGGCCTGAAGCTGGAGAACAGTGTCGGCTAACTTTCTGAAAATTCTTTCTCAATAAGAACCAGTCTCAATTGATTTTAAATAACGGAGAAATCCCCATCGTGACCACGCCCATTCTTGAAGTGAAAAACCTCCACGCCAGCGTCAACGGCGTGGCCATCCTCAACGGCATCAACCTGACCGTCAAGCCCGGCGAAGTGCACGCCATTATGGGGCCCAATGGCTCCGGTAAAAGTACCTTGTCCAAGGTCTTGGTGGGCCACCCGGCTTTTGAAGTGACCGAGGGCGAAGTGTTGTACAAGGGCAAGAACCTGCTGGAGCTGGAAGCGGAAGAACGGGCCCGGGATGGCGTGTTTCTGGCCTTTCAGTACCCGGTGGAAGTGCCGGGCGTGAACAATGCCGGATTTCTGCGGATGGCTTACAACGCCAAAATGGTGCATCAGGGCAAAGACGAGCTGGATCCCCTGGAGTTTGAAGACCTGCTGGCCGAAAAAGCCAAAGTGGTGGAAATGGACCCGGAATTGCTGAACAATCGCTCGGTGAACGAAGGCTTTTCCGGTGGGGAGAAAAAACGCAACGAGATTCTGCAAATGGCCGTACTGGAACCCACCCTGGCCGTGCTGGATGAGACCGACTCCGGTCTGGATATTGACGCCCTGCGCATTGTGGCCAATGGGGTCAACCAGTTACGCACCGCCGACAATGGCATGATTCTGGTTACCCACTACCAGCGCCTGCTGAACTACATCGTGCCCGATTATGTCCACGTGTTGGCCGAAGGGCGCATCATCAAATCCGGTGGCAAGGAACTGGCCCTGGAACTGGAAGACAAAGGCTACGACTGGCTGCTGGAAAAAGCCGGTCTGCTGGCCGGACAAGAGGCGTAATGGCGATGGTGGCTTCTGTGCAACCCCAATCCCCCCAAACGCTTTATGAGCAAAGTTTCCGTCATCGGCTGCAGGCCATTTTGCCGGAGACCGCCGATTGGCTGCAAGCCCTGCGTTTTCGAGCCCTGACCCGTTTTGAACAGTTGGGCCTGCCCAGCCGCCGTCTGGAGGCCTGGAAGTTTATCAACCTGCGGCCTGTGATCAATCAGTCTTTTCAGCCGCATACCACTGACTTGACGGTCACTGAAGCCCAGTTGCAGCCGCATTTGCTGGGCTCCGATACCATTCGTCTGGTTTTGGTGAATGGCCGGTTTGTGGAAAGCCTGTCCGTGTTGCCAGCCCTGCCGGAAGGCGTTTGGGTGGGCAGCTTGAAAGCCGCCTTGCGGACTGTACCGGAACGGGTGCAGGCCAGTCTGGCCAAAGGACTGGATCATGAGCCGGATGCTTTGGTGGTGTTGAACACCGCCTTGTTTGAGGACGGTGTTTTTATTGACGTACCGGAAAACGCGCAACTGGCTTCACTGATTCACATTGTCTCCGTGACCACTGCCAGCGCCGACCCTCGGGCCGCCTACACCCGCAACGTGATCAACCTGGCCCCGCATGCCCGTGTACAATTGGCCGTAGCGCATGTGGGATCGGGCGAAACCCTTTATCTCAATAATTCCGTGCAGGAATTTTATCTGGCGGAAGGGGCCCAGGCGGAGTGCTGCCTGATGCTGAATGAGGCTTCCCAAGGCTGGCATTTAACCGCCACCCGCAGCACTTTGGCCCAGAATGCGGAACTCAAGCTTTCCACGGTGACGCTGGGCGGACATACGGCCCGACACAGTGTCAGCACCCTGTTGCAAGGCACTCAGGCCACCGTACAACTGAACGGGCTGGATGTGCTGGAAGGACAAACCGCCGTCTTCCACCAAACGTCTACCGAGCATTGGGTGCCCGATTGCCGAAGCGAGCAGTACTACAAGGGCATTCTGGATGACGCCGGGCAGTCCGAGTTCAACGGGCTGGTCTTTGTGGCCGAAGGGGCCAATGGCACCGATTCTCAGCAGTTGAACAAAACCCTGCTACTGTCTGAGGATGCCAAGGTATGGACCCGCCCGCAACTCAAAATTAACGCAGACGACGTCAAATGCGCCCACGGAGCCACCGTGGGGCAACTGGATGAAAATCAGTTGTTCTATCTGGCCAGCCGAGGCTTGGGGCGGGACTTGGCCACGGCGCTCCTGACCTACGGCTTTGCCGAGGAAATTATTCAACGACTCAGCCATCCGGCTTTGCGGCGTTATCTGGACCAACGTGTTCTGGAGAACCTGCACCGCTCGGATGCGGGACTTCAACGACAGCTAGGAGTGTAGGAAATGGCACAACCCGTCTTGGATGAGATCAGCAGTTCCCCAGTCCCGCCCGTGATCAGCCCGTTAACGGAAGCCGAAGCGTTGCGCCTGCGGGAAGACTTCCCGGTGTTGCGTCAGCAGGTCCACGGCAAGCCGCTGGTCTATCTGGACAATGCCGCCACCACCCAAAAACCGCAGGTGGTCATCGATCGCATTACCAACTACTACGCCCACGAAAACGGCACGGTGCGCCGGGGGGTCTACAAACTCAGCGAGCAATCCACTCGGGACTTTGACGCCACCCGCGTTAAAGTGGCCCAAATGCTGAACGCGGCCTCCCCGTCCGAAATCATTTTCACCCGGGGCACCACGGAGGCCATCAACCTGGTGGCGGCTACCTATGGCCGAACCTTCATTCAGGCGGGCGACGAGATTTTGATTTCCGCCATGGAGCATCACGCCAACCTGGTGCCGTGGCAGCAATTGTGCCTGGAAAAAGGAGCCACCCTGCAAGTGGCGCCCATTACCGATGCCGGTGAGCTGGATATGGCGGAATTTGACCGGTTGCTGACGGATAAGGTCAAGTTTGTGGCCATCGGGCACGTTTCTAACGCCCTGGGTACGGTTAACCCCATCAAAGCCATCATTGAAAAAGCCCATGCTCTGAATATTCCCGTGCTGGTGGATGGGGCCCAGTCCGCCCCGCACATGGCCGTGGACCTGCAAGCCCTGGATTGCGACTTTTTTGCCTTTTCCGGCCACAAGCTCTATGGCCCCACCGGTGTGGGCGTGCTGTACGGAAAAATGAAGCATCTGGAGGCTATGCCCCCCTATCAGTTTGGCGGGGACATGATCTATTCTGTCTCATTCGAGAAAACCACCTTCGCCAAGCCCCCGGCCAAGTTTGAGGCGGGCACTCCCGCCATTGCCGAAGTGATTGCCTTGGGCACGGCGGTAGATTACGTCACCGCTATCGGTCTGGATCGCATTGGGGCTTACGAGAATGAGTTATTGACTTACGCCACGGCCCGCATGCTGGAAATCCCCGAGGTGCGCCTGATTGGCACCGCGCCAGAAAAGGCGGGCATCTTGTCC carries:
- the sufC gene encoding Fe-S cluster assembly ATPase SufC yields the protein MILNNGEIPIVTTPILEVKNLHASVNGVAILNGINLTVKPGEVHAIMGPNGSGKSTLSKVLVGHPAFEVTEGEVLYKGKNLLELEAEERARDGVFLAFQYPVEVPGVNNAGFLRMAYNAKMVHQGKDELDPLEFEDLLAEKAKVVEMDPELLNNRSVNEGFSGGEKKRNEILQMAVLEPTLAVLDETDSGLDIDALRIVANGVNQLRTADNGMILVTHYQRLLNYIVPDYVHVLAEGRIIKSGGKELALELEDKGYDWLLEKAGLLAGQEA
- the sufD gene encoding Fe-S cluster assembly protein SufD codes for the protein MQPQSPQTLYEQSFRHRLQAILPETADWLQALRFRALTRFEQLGLPSRRLEAWKFINLRPVINQSFQPHTTDLTVTEAQLQPHLLGSDTIRLVLVNGRFVESLSVLPALPEGVWVGSLKAALRTVPERVQASLAKGLDHEPDALVVLNTALFEDGVFIDVPENAQLASLIHIVSVTTASADPRAAYTRNVINLAPHARVQLAVAHVGSGETLYLNNSVQEFYLAEGAQAECCLMLNEASQGWHLTATRSTLAQNAELKLSTVTLGGHTARHSVSTLLQGTQATVQLNGLDVLEGQTAVFHQTSTEHWVPDCRSEQYYKGILDDAGQSEFNGLVFVAEGANGTDSQQLNKTLLLSEDAKVWTRPQLKINADDVKCAHGATVGQLDENQLFYLASRGLGRDLATALLTYGFAEEIIQRLSHPALRRYLDQRVLENLHRSDAGLQRQLGV
- a CDS encoding cysteine desulfurase, which produces MAQPVLDEISSSPVPPVISPLTEAEALRLREDFPVLRQQVHGKPLVYLDNAATTQKPQVVIDRITNYYAHENGTVRRGVYKLSEQSTRDFDATRVKVAQMLNAASPSEIIFTRGTTEAINLVAATYGRTFIQAGDEILISAMEHHANLVPWQQLCLEKGATLQVAPITDAGELDMAEFDRLLTDKVKFVAIGHVSNALGTVNPIKAIIEKAHALNIPVLVDGAQSAPHMAVDLQALDCDFFAFSGHKLYGPTGVGVLYGKMKHLEAMPPYQFGGDMIYSVSFEKTTFAKPPAKFEAGTPAIAEVIALGTAVDYVTAIGLDRIGAYENELLTYATARMLEIPEVRLIGTAPEKAGILSFVLQGAHPHDIGTILDREGIALRAGHHCAQPIMQRFGLPATARASFSFYNTRDDIDALVQAVKVVVKLFN